One genomic region from Phocoena sinus isolate mPhoSin1 chromosome 3, mPhoSin1.pri, whole genome shotgun sequence encodes:
- the RAB11B gene encoding ras-related protein Rab-11B: MGTRDDEYDYLFKVVLIGDSGVGKSNLLSRFTRNEFNLESKSTIGVEFATRSIQVDGKTIKAQIWDTAGQERYRAITSAYYRGAVGALLVYDIAKHLTYENVERWLKELRDHADSNIVIMLVGNKSDLRHLRAVPTDEARAFAEKNNLSFIETSALDSTNVEEAFKNILTEIYRIVSQKQIADRAAHDESPGNNVVDISVPPTTDGQKPNKLQCCQNL; encoded by the exons TGGTGCTCATCGGGGACTCGGGCGTGGGGAAGAGCAACCTGCTGTCGCGCTTCACCCGCAACGAGTTCAACCTGGAGAGCAAGAGCACGATCGGCGTGGAGTTCGCCACCCGCAGCATCCAGGTGGACGGCAAGACCATCAAGGCACAGATCTGGGACACCGCCGGCCAGGAGCGCTACCGCGCCATCACCTCGGC GTACTACCGTGGTGCCGTGGGTGCGCTGCTGGTGTATGACATCGCCAAGCACCTGACTTACGAGAACGTGGAGCGCTGGCTGAAGGAGCTGCGGGACCACGCCGACAGCAACATCGTCATCATGCTGGTGGGCAACAAGAGCGACCTGCGCCACCTGCGGGCCGTGCCCACGGACGAGGCCCGCGCCTTCGCAG AAAAGAACAACTTGTCCTTCATTGAGACCTCAGCCTTGGATTCCACCAACGTAGAGGAAGCTTTCAAGAACATTCTCACAG AGATCTACCGCATCGTGTCACAGAAGCAGATCGCGGACCGCGCAGCGCACGACGAGTCCCCCGGAAACAACGTGGTGGACATCAGCGTGCCACCCACCACGGACGGACAGAAACCCAACAAGCTGCAGTGCTGCCAGAACCTGTGA